One part of the Olleya sp. YS genome encodes these proteins:
- a CDS encoding LamG-like jellyroll fold domain-containing protein, whose product MKTFTLKALIANLLHKKTLVILMFFTVTISIAQTSAVQVSVNWPNWSSENRVEIYNPSGTLLATIDNGYNGASNNSYATTLDLSCIPDGNNYYAVLYDTYNDGWNGAASNITITSSGSTVLTNSGNSASSTGVTLYFNVSGGCSGTCSSTVSSFPYNEGFESGLGAWTQDTTDNFDWTRNSNGTPSNNTGPSTANGGNWYIFTEASSNYNNTSNLVSPCFDLTGATSAVFSFYYHMYGADMGTLNVDLSTNNGLTFPINLWSQVGQVQTNNGSIWSLVTLDLSAYLGQTINIRFSGTTGGYYRSDMAIDDISLTAATTAQPEINITGNGTTIISGDATPNVSDDTDFGSINVSSGNNTNTFTIHNAGTLPLNLTGSSPYVTITGANASDFTLSSSPSTPILAGNNTTFNITFDPSSNGLRSAIVTIANDDSNENPYTFYIQGYGITPLTEGPGGVTANLETWLKANDGAGISDNQPLTTWYDQAKTNHATVNMAGQEPTYRDNPNYNVNFNPVIDFDSSYNLAPVDGDFSYDDTNGDFLQGSSGFYTQDMFAVILPDTNINTSFGNMDIFCGDEDITTDTEDVSGFGYGRYSARFTNEVYAYCVGPTTNSAPYTGYGVADNNTTTSYDNVGILNARNNTSLTQQELFYNANNVETVQNDVADFSNVNNSRYWIGRSEGYEASMNARVVEVISFSSRKNDANLTDERNKIQSYLAIKYGITLGVNGISQDYVASDGTVIWDTSANAGYNYDIAGIGRDDNSDLIQKQSKSVNNSSIVAMSLTNTELTNNLNSSTFNTSNEFLVWGNDGQNTNTSGVSITVNLGPATITTVTDVMNRKWKIVETAGDDVGKVEVSVFETDLAGLPPLTGNDVYVMLVADDAGFTTNLQTVFLDPSTFNGLATREGTYDFDGTKYFTFGVAHEEVRSRHLGFDGIDNFTLIGDKVDLAGDFTASAWVKPDGSNALASDKIIVAKNNGVEGYKFFLTDNNVVSFSIGNLATDRIDSNTTLPNNVWHHVAVIYHSNVARLYIDGVLDTSKTIVNPTPNGAEFAIGAIYIDKLNVQDYFKGDIDEIRIWDEALTLPQLRYVMNQELEKAGAVVNGAIVPNTITKNEINTVGWTNLKAYYNMNSYIGTHLNDVSGNGNRGSLTDPDKFTLEYQSSPLPYNSTNNGSWDNNNSWENGSELYIPGSPSIVDSDTTIDWNIVKTNHDITLENSALPSVNNQNRTVLGLFVESNQITANGDTASNTGNGLTITHYLKLDGKIDLEGESQLIQTQDSELDITSAGTLERDQQGTQDLYTYNYWSSPVGVSNTTSNNNSYTLPSVYKDGTNSAAPVNINFLTSGYDGTSGTPIGIADYWIWKYANQSGAYSDWQHVRSTGSLSAGEGFTMKGVANTNGNVTLEQNYVLEGKPNNGEITLPITAGNEYLVGNPYASAIDAHQFIMDNAPTIEGAGSTTGTLYFWEHWGGGSHNLADYQGGYATYNLSGATPAASYGTNDPMVATGGTPSKLPGRYIPVAQGFFVKSENTGTVKFSNSQRVFEKEGSASVFVRQSAENTTAQNYNSDDRLKIRLGLNSVNGIHRQLLVTQDQNAKSGYDWGYDGELTESQIDDMYWIIDNNNYIIQGTDVIDVNTVLPIGLKTDTAGNNTITIDALENVPADLDIYVHDILNGTYHDLRQTDYVVNLGAGEHLNRFEIVFDTPEALSIEDDVLESDINIYYSNSLQSIVVNNPKLNNIKSVNLYSILGQHITNFSEVDTQDYIELNTGKLSTGSYIITLLTNEGEISKKVLVE is encoded by the coding sequence ATGAAAACTTTTACCCTTAAAGCATTAATAGCAAATCTATTACACAAAAAAACATTGGTAATTTTAATGTTTTTTACCGTTACAATATCAATCGCTCAAACCTCAGCGGTTCAAGTTTCTGTTAATTGGCCAAATTGGTCATCAGAAAATAGAGTAGAAATTTACAACCCTAGCGGAACATTATTAGCGACCATTGATAATGGATACAATGGAGCATCTAATAACTCTTATGCAACAACATTAGATTTAAGTTGTATTCCAGATGGTAATAATTATTACGCTGTATTGTATGACACCTACAACGATGGTTGGAATGGTGCTGCATCAAATATTACCATTACTTCTAGTGGAAGTACCGTTTTAACTAATTCTGGAAACAGTGCTAGTTCAACAGGTGTAACATTATACTTTAATGTCTCTGGTGGATGTTCTGGAACCTGCTCGTCTACAGTTAGTAGTTTTCCATACAACGAAGGTTTTGAATCTGGACTTGGAGCTTGGACACAAGATACTACAGACAATTTTGATTGGACAAGAAACTCTAATGGTACTCCATCTAACAACACTGGTCCATCTACTGCAAATGGTGGAAACTGGTATATATTTACTGAAGCTAGTAGTAATTACAACAATACTTCCAATTTAGTAAGTCCTTGTTTTGATCTTACTGGAGCGACTTCTGCAGTATTCTCATTTTATTACCATATGTATGGTGCAGATATGGGAACTTTAAATGTAGACTTAAGTACAAATAATGGTTTGACATTTCCAATTAATTTATGGTCTCAAGTTGGCCAAGTACAAACTAATAATGGTAGTATATGGTCATTAGTGACATTAGACTTAAGCGCTTATTTAGGTCAAACCATAAATATAAGATTTTCAGGTACTACTGGAGGTTATTACAGAAGTGATATGGCTATTGATGACATCTCTCTTACTGCAGCTACTACTGCACAACCAGAAATCAACATAACAGGAAATGGCACTACAATAATCAGTGGAGACGCTACACCAAATGTAAGCGATGACACCGATTTTGGCTCTATAAATGTATCTTCAGGAAATAATACTAATACATTTACTATTCATAATGCAGGCACACTACCTTTAAACTTAACTGGTAGTTCACCTTATGTAACTATTACAGGTGCTAACGCATCAGACTTTACGTTATCAAGCTCTCCTTCTACTCCAATTTTAGCTGGAAATAATACTACTTTTAATATCACTTTTGACCCTTCTTCAAATGGATTAAGATCTGCTATTGTAACCATAGCTAATGACGATTCTAATGAGAACCCATATACATTTTACATCCAAGGTTACGGAATTACTCCTTTAACAGAAGGTCCTGGTGGTGTTACAGCTAATCTAGAGACTTGGTTAAAGGCTAACGATGGTGCTGGAATAAGTGATAACCAACCGTTAACTACATGGTATGATCAAGCAAAAACTAATCATGCCACAGTAAATATGGCTGGACAAGAACCAACGTATAGAGATAATCCTAATTACAATGTAAACTTTAATCCTGTTATCGATTTTGATAGTTCTTACAATTTAGCTCCAGTAGATGGAGACTTTTCTTATGACGATACTAATGGAGACTTTTTACAAGGTAGCTCTGGGTTTTACACACAAGATATGTTTGCTGTGATTTTACCTGATACAAATATTAATACGTCGTTTGGAAATATGGATATCTTCTGTGGAGATGAAGATATCACAACAGACACTGAAGATGTTTCTGGTTTCGGTTATGGACGCTATTCTGCTAGATTTACCAATGAAGTTTACGCCTATTGTGTTGGACCAACTACAAACTCAGCACCTTACACTGGATACGGTGTTGCCGATAATAACACAACAACCAGTTACGACAATGTCGGTATTTTAAACGCTAGAAATAATACTAGCTTAACACAACAAGAATTATTTTACAATGCTAATAATGTTGAAACTGTACAAAATGACGTTGCAGATTTCTCTAACGTAAACAATTCGCGTTACTGGATTGGACGAAGTGAAGGCTATGAAGCATCTATGAATGCAAGAGTTGTTGAGGTGATTTCTTTTTCGTCTCGTAAAAATGATGCAAACCTTACGGACGAGCGTAATAAAATTCAATCTTACTTAGCTATAAAATACGGTATCACATTAGGCGTTAATGGTATTTCTCAAGATTACGTTGCATCAGATGGCACTGTTATATGGGATACATCAGCTAACGCTGGATATAACTATGATATCGCTGGAATTGGTAGAGATGACAATTCAGATTTAATTCAAAAACAATCTAAAAGTGTTAATAACTCTAGTATTGTAGCGATGTCTTTAACTAATACTGAATTAACAAATAACCTAAACTCTAGTACATTTAATACTAGTAACGAATTTTTAGTTTGGGGTAACGATGGGCAAAACACCAATACTTCTGGAGTATCAATTACAGTAAATTTAGGTCCTGCTACTATAACAACCGTTACAGATGTTATGAACAGAAAGTGGAAAATTGTTGAAACTGCTGGAGATGATGTAGGAAAAGTTGAAGTTTCAGTTTTTGAAACAGATTTAGCTGGATTACCACCTTTAACAGGAAATGACGTCTACGTTATGTTGGTTGCTGATGATGCTGGATTTACAACAAACCTTCAAACTGTATTTTTAGACCCAAGTACATTTAACGGACTTGCCACTAGAGAAGGAACTTATGATTTTGACGGAACCAAATATTTTACATTTGGAGTTGCACACGAAGAAGTAAGATCTAGACACTTAGGATTTGATGGGATAGATAACTTTACACTTATTGGAGATAAGGTAGATTTAGCAGGAGATTTTACTGCTTCTGCTTGGGTAAAACCAGACGGGTCTAACGCTTTAGCTTCAGATAAAATAATTGTTGCTAAAAACAATGGTGTTGAAGGATATAAGTTCTTTTTAACAGATAACAATGTTGTAAGTTTCTCTATAGGAAATTTAGCTACTGACAGAATTGATTCTAATACTACATTACCTAACAATGTATGGCATCATGTAGCAGTAATCTACCATAGTAATGTTGCTAGATTATATATAGACGGTGTACTAGATACAAGTAAAACCATTGTAAACCCAACACCCAATGGAGCTGAATTTGCAATAGGTGCCATATATATTGATAAACTTAATGTACAAGATTACTTTAAAGGGGACATAGACGAAATTAGAATTTGGGACGAAGCTTTAACACTTCCTCAATTACGTTATGTCATGAATCAAGAGTTAGAAAAAGCTGGCGCTGTAGTTAATGGTGCTATTGTACCAAATACAATTACCAAAAATGAAATTAATACAGTAGGCTGGACCAATTTAAAAGCATACTACAACATGAATTCATATATAGGAACACACCTAAATGATGTTTCTGGTAACGGTAATAGAGGAAGCTTAACAGATCCTGATAAATTTACATTAGAGTATCAATCGTCTCCATTACCATATAATTCGACAAATAACGGAAGTTGGGATAATAACAACTCATGGGAAAATGGATCAGAATTATACATACCTGGTTCGCCATCTATTGTAGATTCTGATACCACAATAGATTGGAATATAGTAAAAACTAACCATGATATCACTTTAGAAAATTCTGCTTTACCATCTGTAAATAATCAAAATAGAACTGTTTTAGGATTATTTGTAGAAAGTAATCAAATAACAGCAAATGGTGATACAGCATCTAATACTGGTAATGGATTAACTATAACCCACTATTTAAAATTAGATGGTAAAATAGACCTTGAAGGCGAGTCACAATTAATTCAAACTCAAGATAGTGAATTGGATATTACAAGTGCTGGAACTTTAGAGCGTGACCAACAAGGAACACAAGATTTATATACCTATAATTATTGGTCTTCACCTGTTGGAGTAAGTAATACGACTAGTAATAATAATAGTTATACTTTACCATCAGTTTACAAAGACGGAACAAATAGTGCTGCACCAGTTAACATCAACTTTTTAACTAGTGGTTATGATGGTACATCTGGAACACCAATCGGGATTGCAGATTACTGGATTTGGAAATATGCAAATCAATCTGGAGCATACTCAGACTGGCAACATGTACGTAGTACTGGGTCTTTATCTGCTGGAGAAGGATTTACCATGAAAGGTGTTGCAAACACTAATGGAAATGTTACTTTAGAACAAAATTATGTATTAGAAGGAAAACCAAATAATGGTGAAATTACTTTACCAATTACCGCTGGAAACGAGTATTTAGTAGGTAATCCTTATGCGTCAGCTATTGATGCTCACCAATTTATTATGGATAATGCTCCAACAATTGAAGGAGCAGGTAGCACAACTGGTACACTATACTTCTGGGAACATTGGGGAGGAGGTTCTCACAACCTAGCAGATTACCAAGGTGGTTATGCTACTTATAATTTATCTGGAGCAACTCCTGCTGCAAGTTACGGTACCAATGACCCAATGGTAGCAACTGGTGGAACACCATCTAAATTACCAGGTCGTTATATTCCTGTTGCTCAAGGATTCTTTGTAAAAAGTGAAAATACAGGAACAGTTAAATTTAGCAATAGCCAACGTGTCTTTGAAAAAGAAGGAAGTGCTTCTGTTTTTGTGAGACAATCTGCTGAAAACACTACTGCTCAAAATTATAATTCTGATGATAGATTAAAAATCAGATTAGGTCTTAATTCGGTTAACGGAATTCACAGACAGTTATTAGTTACTCAAGATCAAAACGCAAAATCAGGTTATGATTGGGGCTATGATGGAGAATTAACCGAGTCTCAAATAGATGACATGTATTGGATTATTGATAATAACAACTATATTATCCAAGGTACAGATGTCATTGATGTTAATACGGTATTACCTATTGGATTAAAAACAGATACAGCTGGAAACAACACTATTACTATTGATGCATTAGAAAATGTTCCTGCAGACCTAGATATCTATGTACATGACATTTTAAATGGTACATACCACGACCTAAGACAAACTGACTATGTTGTTAATTTGGGAGCTGGCGAGCATCTAAATAGATTTGAAATCGTATTTGATACACCAGAAGCTCTAAGTATTGAAGATGACGTTTTAGAGTCCGATATTAACATCTACTACTCTAATAGCTTACAAAGTATTGTGGTGAACAACCCAAAACTAAATAACATAAAATCGGTTAATCTATACTCAATTTTAGGTCAACATATAACTAATTTTTCTGAAGTAGACACTCAAGACTACATTGAGTTAAATACAGGAAAATTAAGTACAGGAAGTTATATCATTACGTTATTAACTAATGAAGGTGAAATCTCAAAGAAAGTTTTAGTTGAGTAA
- a CDS encoding LamG-like jellyroll fold domain-containing protein, with product MKNFYSLTLIVLALFFSSTIQSISQTTVASYNFSSGLQGWIGGSNGGLNNNVNYKCSDTKSIFVKDDQSSSNIESPSLDISTYGSVDISFCHKSNGVDNGEGFDLQYYNGSSWTTLETYRRGTEFSNTGSGTTNNFSFTLSSGSYTFASNAKFRFLGKASSSSEYNYFDDVLIEGYPPTFSNVIVSVDWPLYAYENSVFIYAPDGTLIDSIVGTGSSYTETRSLGCLEDLNSYYFIMYDSYGDGWNGTDNITITSSGATVVNQNGNSATWSGTTVFFNVSGGICGGEMDVNSSGTDIVDGSTTPSTTNNTDFGLVDLGSTVTRTYTIENTGGATLNLTAPLSPYITISGVNALDFSISTAPSNAIAAGSSTTFNIDFSPLAVGVRTATITIANDDADENPYNFTIQGTGVTPLTEGPGGVVANLKVWLKGTDGLSYTDGQSISMWSDQGRGANATVNTAGQEPTFYDNTTQNINFNPVVAFDNTPNSPYETDPTVTPQQYLEGASGFYTQEIFIVAIPEETVNSSYGAMDMFCGDADNTLDTDKDVSGLGWGGFTDRLDDEIITFAVSGTPDPNPVDISLRGYGKAHVSTTDSYSNAGIINARNNSTSAPTAQDLYYNGVDIGNGESGLPQFANVNDSRFWIGRSQAYRGSFNGRIAEIVTFSNTLNDTDLTDQRNRVQSYLAVKYGITLGANGTSQDYVDSDGNIIWDQSENTGYNYDIAGIGRDDVANLNQKQSSSINNATDGTGLIEGILTIGLTDIYSTNNLNKTNNSNTLDDKSYLMWGNNNANLDAAPNTIAVDMSAGISGLSTPVSFLGMQRIWKVVENGSDIDEVKISIPQNAIRNISPPGSYYMFISDAPVFDPTADYRVMTQNGSNLETTYDFDGTKYITFGYAPQIIVERSVYFDGTGDYIDMDDTFDLNTGSFTISAWINRTASSANSSIVSKRDVTFTEGYDFKINALGRLEFSVKNGVLTETVTSNTTIPVGKWHQVAVIYDGGTASIYIDGVFDNDASVTAPSNTDQSFFVAAAGKTIPGAFFQGNIDEIRIWSTALEENQLHFLMNQELEENANFVNGKVMPTTITKNDAATIPWSNLEGYYPMSIYTYTNTNDESDNNRQGALRNLNTVDYQTAPLPYKSNANGDWDTNTSWINGNVQNIPGATSVVDNTKTVNWNIVETSHNITMDNGSLPTASNGNRTVLSLDVKNNTLSVTGDNSTDTGNGLTVSHYLKLDGKIDLQGESQLVQTEDSDFDTTSSGTLERDQQGTRDVFTYNYWSSPVGVSNTTTNNNSYTLPQVFKDGTDPNNPVNINFITNGYNGTTGTPIGIADYWIWKYSNQSGDYADWQHVRSTGTLQAGEGYTMKGVTNTSGNVTLEQNYVFEGKPNNGEITLPITAGNEYLVGNPYASAIDADKFIMDNAPTIEGPGSTTGTLYFWEHWGGGSHNLGDYQGGYATYNLSGATPAASYGTNDPLVATGGTPVKLPGRYIPVSQGFFVKSENTGNIRFNNTQRVFEKEGASSVFVKASAQAASNNTYNADNRLKIRLGFNSVNSLHRQLLVTEDTNATPGYDWGYDGVNNETQMDDIYWMVDNDKYIIQGTNDISATTILPLGLHVDNNGINTFTIDALENVPTDLEIYIYDAVTDTYHDIRQSDFSINLNAGEYLDRFELRFSQSGVLSTDDFEFETAINFYYSNDNNTIVINNPKLENITKVTLYNLLGQEIITFDEFETLELIELKTNPLSTSTYILEIKTEEGKLSKKVLVE from the coding sequence ATGAAGAATTTTTACTCTTTAACATTAATTGTGCTTGCCCTATTTTTTTCAAGTACAATTCAATCTATTTCTCAAACAACTGTAGCATCCTACAATTTCTCCTCTGGCTTACAAGGTTGGATAGGAGGATCTAATGGAGGCCTAAACAATAATGTTAACTATAAATGTTCTGATACAAAAAGTATATTTGTTAAGGATGATCAAAGTAGTAGTAATATAGAATCTCCAAGTTTAGATATTTCAACGTATGGCTCTGTAGATATTTCATTTTGTCATAAGTCCAATGGTGTTGATAATGGTGAAGGATTTGATTTACAATATTACAATGGGTCTTCTTGGACTACTCTTGAAACTTACAGAAGAGGAACAGAATTTTCCAATACAGGATCAGGTACGACAAATAATTTTTCATTCACCTTAAGTTCAGGAAGTTATACTTTCGCTTCAAATGCTAAATTTAGATTTCTTGGAAAAGCAAGTAGTTCTTCTGAATATAATTATTTTGACGACGTTTTAATTGAAGGATATCCACCTACATTTTCTAACGTCATAGTATCTGTTGATTGGCCTTTATACGCTTATGAAAATTCTGTATTTATTTATGCGCCAGATGGTACATTAATAGACTCTATTGTTGGAACAGGAAGTAGTTATACCGAAACTAGAAGCTTAGGCTGTTTAGAAGACTTAAATAGCTATTATTTTATAATGTATGACTCTTATGGAGATGGTTGGAATGGAACTGATAACATCACTATAACTTCATCAGGAGCAACGGTAGTCAATCAAAACGGAAATAGTGCTACATGGTCTGGTACAACAGTTTTCTTTAATGTATCTGGTGGTATTTGTGGTGGAGAGATGGATGTTAACAGTAGTGGTACAGATATAGTTGATGGTAGTACGACACCATCTACTACAAACAATACAGATTTTGGTTTAGTAGATTTAGGATCTACTGTTACTAGAACATATACTATAGAAAATACTGGAGGAGCAACTTTAAATTTAACAGCGCCTTTAAGTCCTTATATAACTATTAGCGGAGTAAACGCTTTGGATTTTTCAATATCTACAGCACCATCAAATGCTATTGCTGCTGGAAGTAGCACAACTTTTAATATTGACTTTTCACCATTAGCAGTTGGTGTTAGAACTGCAACTATAACTATAGCTAATGACGATGCTGATGAGAACCCATATAACTTTACCATTCAAGGTACAGGAGTTACACCTTTAACGGAAGGTCCAGGTGGTGTTGTAGCCAATTTAAAAGTATGGCTAAAAGGTACTGATGGACTTTCTTATACAGATGGTCAAAGTATTAGTATGTGGAGTGACCAAGGTAGAGGTGCTAATGCAACAGTAAATACAGCTGGTCAAGAACCTACTTTTTACGATAATACAACACAAAATATAAACTTTAATCCCGTAGTTGCATTTGATAATACTCCAAATTCGCCTTACGAAACAGATCCTACGGTTACACCACAACAATATTTAGAAGGGGCTTCAGGATTTTATACGCAAGAAATTTTTATTGTAGCTATTCCAGAAGAAACTGTTAATAGTTCTTACGGAGCAATGGATATGTTTTGTGGTGATGCTGACAATACACTAGATACAGATAAAGATGTAAGTGGTCTTGGATGGGGAGGATTTACAGATAGACTAGATGACGAAATTATTACATTCGCTGTAAGCGGAACACCAGACCCTAACCCTGTTGATATATCTCTAAGAGGATATGGTAAAGCTCATGTTAGCACAACAGATAGCTACTCTAACGCTGGAATAATAAATGCTAGAAATAACTCTACTTCAGCACCAACAGCACAAGACCTATACTATAATGGTGTGGATATTGGTAATGGTGAATCTGGATTACCACAATTTGCCAATGTAAACGATTCAAGATTTTGGATTGGAAGAAGTCAAGCATATAGAGGAAGTTTCAATGGAAGAATTGCTGAAATTGTAACCTTTTCAAATACTTTAAATGATACAGATTTAACAGACCAAAGAAACAGAGTGCAATCTTACTTAGCTGTTAAATACGGTATCACATTAGGTGCTAATGGTACATCTCAAGATTATGTTGATAGTGATGGTAATATCATTTGGGATCAATCAGAAAATACAGGTTACAACTATGATATAGCTGGAATTGGACGTGATGATGTTGCTAATTTAAACCAGAAACAATCTAGTAGCATAAACAATGCTACTGACGGAACAGGTTTAATTGAAGGTATTTTAACTATAGGATTAACAGATATTTACTCAACAAATAATTTAAATAAAACCAATAACTCAAACACGTTAGACGATAAGTCATACTTAATGTGGGGAAATAACAATGCAAACTTAGATGCTGCTCCTAATACAATTGCTGTAGATATGAGTGCTGGTATTTCTGGATTATCAACTCCAGTTAGTTTTTTGGGTATGCAACGTATCTGGAAAGTTGTTGAAAACGGTAGTGATATTGACGAAGTAAAAATATCAATACCTCAAAATGCTATTAGAAATATAAGTCCTCCAGGAAGTTACTATATGTTTATATCGGACGCTCCAGTTTTTGATCCAACTGCAGACTATCGAGTAATGACTCAAAATGGTTCTAACCTTGAAACGACTTACGATTTTGATGGCACTAAATATATCACATTTGGTTATGCTCCTCAAATTATAGTTGAACGTTCAGTATATTTTGATGGTACAGGAGATTATATAGATATGGATGACACTTTTGATTTAAACACTGGGTCATTTACAATATCAGCATGGATAAACAGAACCGCTTCTTCAGCCAATAGCTCTATAGTTTCCAAAAGAGATGTAACTTTTACCGAAGGATATGATTTTAAAATTAATGCGTTAGGAAGATTAGAATTCTCTGTTAAAAACGGAGTGCTAACAGAAACCGTTACATCTAATACAACTATTCCTGTTGGAAAATGGCACCAAGTAGCAGTAATATATGATGGCGGAACAGCTAGTATATACATAGATGGTGTTTTTGATAATGATGCATCTGTTACAGCACCAAGTAATACAGATCAATCTTTCTTTGTAGCTGCAGCTGGAAAAACAATTCCAGGAGCATTCTTTCAAGGAAATATTGACGAGATTAGAATTTGGAGTACTGCTTTAGAAGAAAATCAACTACACTTTTTAATGAATCAAGAACTTGAGGAAAATGCAAACTTTGTTAATGGTAAAGTAATGCCGACTACAATCACTAAAAATGATGCTGCAACAATCCCTTGGTCAAATTTAGAAGGCTATTATCCAATGTCGATATATACTTACACTAATACTAATGATGAGTCGGATAATAATCGTCAAGGTGCGTTAAGAAATTTAAATACAGTAGACTATCAAACTGCTCCATTACCATATAAGAGTAATGCAAATGGAGACTGGGACACTAATACTTCATGGATTAATGGAAATGTTCAAAACATTCCTGGAGCAACTTCTGTAGTAGATAATACCAAAACAGTAAATTGGAATATTGTTGAAACAAGCCACAACATAACTATGGATAACGGTAGTTTGCCAACAGCTAGTAATGGTAATAGAACAGTATTAAGCTTAGACGTAAAAAATAATACATTATCTGTAACAGGTGATAACAGCACAGATACTGGAAACGGTCTAACAGTATCACATTACTTAAAATTAGACGGTAAAATAGATTTACAAGGTGAGTCGCAATTAGTTCAAACAGAAGATAGTGATTTTGATACTACAAGTTCTGGAACATTAGAGCGCGACCAGCAAGGAACAAGAGATGTATTTACTTATAATTACTGGTCATCACCAGTAGGAGTTAGTAACACAACAACAAATAATAATTCATATACATTACCTCAAGTTTTTAAAGATGGTACAGACCCAAATAATCCAGTAAACATCAACTTTATAACTAATGGTTATAATGGTACTACTGGAACACCTATAGGTATTGCTGATTATTGGATATGGAAATATTCGAACCAATCTGGAGATTATGCAGACTGGCAACATGTAAGAAGCACAGGAACATTACAAGCAGGTGAAGGATACACAATGAAAGGTGTAACTAATACTAGTGGTAATGTGACCTTAGAACAAAACTATGTTTTTGAAGGAAAACCAAATAACGGAGAGATTACACTTCCAATAACTGCAGGTAATGAATATTTAGTTGGTAATCCTTATGCGTCAGCTATAGATGCAGATAAATTTATCATGGATAATGCACCAACAATCGAAGGTCCTGGTAGCACGACTGGTACACTTTACTTCTGGGAACATTGGGGAGGAGGCTCTCACAATTTAGGAGATTATCAAGGTGGATATGCAACATATAACTTATCTGGAGCAACTCCTGCAGCAAGTTATGGTACTAATGATCCGTTGGTAGCAACTGGCGGAACACCAGTTAAACTTCCTGGACGTTATATTCCTGTATCTCAAGGTTTCTTTGTTAAAAGTGAAAATACTGGAAATATTAGATTTAATAACACACAACGTGTATTTGAAAAAGAAGGTGCATCTTCTGTTTTTGTTAAAGCGTCTGCACAAGCAGCTTCAAACAACACTTATAATGCTGACAACAGATTAAAAATCAGATTAGGATTTAATTCTGTTAACAGTTTACATAGACAACTATTAGTCACTGAAGATACTAACGCAACTCCTGGATATGATTGGGGTTATGATGGTGTTAATAACGAAACACAAATGGATGATATCTATTGGATGGTTGACAATGACAAATACATTATACAAGGAACTAATGATATTAGTGCAACTACTATTCTACCGTTAGGTTTACATGTAGATAATAATGGTATTAACACCTTCACCATTGATGCTTTAGAAAATGTACCTACCGATTTAGAAATTTATATCTATGATGCTGTGACAGATACATATCATGATATTAGACAAAGTGACTTTTCTATTAATTTGAATGCTGGAGAATACTTAGATCGCTTTGAATTAAGATTTAGTCAATCGGGAGTATTATCTACAGATGACTTTGAATTTGAAACAGCAATCAATTTTTATTACTCTAATGATAATAATACAATAGTTATTAATAATCCTAAATTAGAAAATATAACCAAAGTGACACTTTATAATTTATTAGGACAAGAGATTATAACTTTTGATGAATTTGAAACTTTGGAGTTAATTGAATTAAAAACAAACCCACTAAGTACAAGTACTTATATTTTAGAAATTAAGACCGAAGAAGGTAAACTATCTAAAAAAGTTTTAGTTGAATAA